From Crateriforma spongiae, a single genomic window includes:
- a CDS encoding sugar ABC transporter ATP-binding protein, with product MTSSPDLFTAKGLCKRYGRVTVLDDCDVAIRGGEIHALLGANGAGKSTLVRMMAGLLEPTAGSMQLDSIDYAPNSKRDAEIAGVEIVQQELNLIATLSVAENLMLARLPSIGGVIRRGPLKDRARAALDRVGLNDVPVDTPVAKLGVGKQQMVEIAAALDRQCRILILDEPTAALSAAESETLFRWLNKLRDEGVGIVYISHRLDEVARLADRITVLRDGRKIGTFDAVECSTDRMVELMSGDSGSGDSALHPSRRQVDTVLRVDALTGGPVDHVSFNVNRGERLGIAGLVGSGRTELLRLIFGADVAMSGNIHLRDDATAYRFHHPRQAVAAGIAMVTEDRKDNGLLLSKSIQFNTTLASLRHRFANAGMVRGRIERSATQTQCDQLDIRCSTIDQCVGTLSGGNQQKVAIAKWLVRDADVFLFDEPTRGIDVAARRRIYRLIDTLAKDGKGVVIVSSDLEELLETCDRIAVMSDGQLVETFERNDWSHDRIMQAAFSGYRTQETGA from the coding sequence ATGACGTCTTCGCCGGACTTGTTCACGGCCAAGGGGCTGTGCAAACGCTACGGCCGCGTGACCGTTTTGGATGACTGTGATGTCGCGATTCGCGGGGGAGAAATCCATGCGTTGCTGGGCGCCAACGGCGCGGGCAAAAGCACGCTAGTGCGAATGATGGCGGGGCTGTTGGAACCAACCGCCGGCAGCATGCAATTGGATTCGATCGACTACGCGCCCAACAGCAAACGCGATGCGGAAATTGCCGGCGTCGAAATTGTCCAACAAGAATTGAACCTGATCGCGACCCTTTCGGTCGCCGAAAACTTGATGCTGGCGCGTCTGCCGTCGATCGGTGGTGTGATCCGGCGTGGACCGTTGAAGGATCGTGCCAGGGCGGCACTGGATCGCGTCGGCTTGAACGATGTTCCGGTGGACACACCGGTCGCGAAACTGGGGGTCGGCAAACAACAAATGGTGGAGATCGCCGCCGCGCTGGATCGACAATGTCGCATCTTGATCTTGGACGAACCGACCGCCGCGTTAAGTGCTGCTGAATCGGAAACCTTGTTTCGTTGGTTGAACAAACTGCGCGACGAAGGCGTGGGCATCGTTTACATCAGCCATCGTTTGGACGAAGTCGCGCGACTTGCCGACCGGATCACCGTGCTGCGTGACGGGCGAAAAATCGGCACCTTCGACGCGGTGGAATGTTCGACCGATCGCATGGTGGAATTGATGAGCGGCGATAGCGGCTCGGGCGATTCCGCCTTGCATCCGTCGCGACGACAAGTCGACACAGTACTGCGTGTCGACGCATTGACCGGCGGCCCCGTCGATCACGTTTCATTCAATGTTAACCGCGGCGAACGTTTGGGGATCGCCGGGTTGGTCGGATCGGGCCGGACGGAACTGTTGCGGTTGATTTTCGGTGCCGATGTCGCCATGTCGGGCAACATCCACTTACGCGATGATGCCACGGCGTACCGATTTCATCATCCGCGTCAGGCGGTCGCCGCTGGCATTGCGATGGTCACCGAAGACCGGAAAGACAACGGTCTGTTGCTGTCGAAATCGATCCAGTTCAACACGACTTTGGCATCGCTTCGGCATCGCTTTGCGAACGCTGGAATGGTCCGCGGCCGAATCGAACGATCCGCCACACAAACACAGTGTGACCAGCTGGATATTCGTTGCAGCACGATCGATCAATGTGTGGGAACGCTTAGCGGCGGCAATCAGCAAAAGGTGGCGATCGCCAAATGGTTGGTCCGCGATGCCGATGTCTTTCTGTTTGATGAACCCACACGTGGCATCGACGTTGCCGCCCGACGCAGAATCTATCGGCTGATCGATACGCTGGCCAAAGACGGCAAAGGTGTCGTGATTGTCAGCAGTGACCTGGAGGAACTTTTGGAAACTTGTGATCGAATCGCCGTCATGTCGGACGGACAATTGGTGGAGACCTTTGAACGCAACGATTGGTCGCATGATCGAATCATGCAAGCCGCGTTTTCCGGATATCGAACCCAGGAGACCGGGGCATGA
- a CDS encoding sugar ABC transporter substrate-binding protein — MKRKFGLVVLVVALAGCRPSTTTTSTDADGTSVPGESGKPRVALIMKSLANEFFSTMADGAQSHQEEHADDYALIVNGIKDERDLSRQVALVEEMVSSNVDAIVIAPADSKALVPALRRAQQAGVVVVNIDNRLDADVLKTEGITIPFVGPENRAGAKKVGQYLAQKLNEGDQVLVLEGIRTSFNAQQRREGFELAMSEAGIDIVDSQSAEWEMSKANTIASSMLSEHPNAKAILAANDSMALGAVAAVRSAGRSDDVMIVGFDNISAVQQAIIDGKILATADQHGDQLAVFGIEAALQMLQDPDTKPEDVETPVDLIHQQTLTP, encoded by the coding sequence ATGAAACGCAAGTTTGGGCTGGTGGTTTTGGTGGTCGCATTGGCGGGATGCCGACCGAGTACCACGACGACATCGACGGACGCTGACGGCACATCGGTTCCGGGTGAAAGCGGCAAGCCACGCGTCGCTTTGATCATGAAATCGTTGGCCAACGAGTTCTTTTCCACGATGGCCGACGGAGCACAGTCGCATCAAGAAGAGCACGCCGATGACTACGCGTTGATTGTGAACGGAATCAAAGACGAACGTGACCTTAGCCGCCAAGTCGCCTTGGTCGAAGAAATGGTCAGCAGCAACGTCGACGCGATCGTGATCGCCCCGGCGGATTCCAAAGCACTGGTCCCCGCACTGCGACGTGCCCAACAGGCCGGTGTGGTGGTCGTCAACATCGACAATCGATTGGACGCGGACGTGTTGAAGACCGAAGGCATCACGATCCCCTTTGTCGGCCCCGAAAACCGTGCCGGCGCAAAGAAGGTCGGCCAGTACCTGGCCCAAAAGCTAAACGAGGGCGATCAAGTGTTGGTGCTGGAAGGCATCCGAACCTCCTTCAACGCCCAACAGCGCCGCGAGGGCTTTGAACTGGCGATGTCCGAAGCGGGTATCGACATCGTGGACAGCCAATCGGCCGAGTGGGAAATGAGCAAGGCCAACACGATCGCATCGTCCATGCTGAGCGAACATCCGAATGCCAAAGCTATCTTGGCTGCCAACGACAGCATGGCGTTGGGTGCCGTCGCCGCGGTCCGCAGTGCGGGGCGATCCGATGACGTGATGATCGTCGGTTTTGACAACATCAGTGCCGTCCAACAAGCAATCATCGATGGAAAGATCTTGGCCACCGCTGACCAGCATGGTGACCAGTTGGCCGTCTTTGGGATCGAAGCCGCGCTGCAAATGCTGCAAGACCCCGACACCAAACCGGAAGACGTCGAAACGCCCGTCGATTTGATCCACCAACAAACGCTGACGCCGTGA
- a CDS encoding arylsulfatase, translating into MNRIIPHLATVLLMALPIAFAPLQAAANDAKPNVIVIMTDDQGYGEFSCHGNPIVQTTNIDKLASQSIRLTDFHVAPMCTPTRGQLMTGLDAFRNAAINVSSGRTLLRHDAKTIADVFGDAGYRTGIFGKWHLGDNYPFRPEDRGFDEAIWFPSSHINSVPDYWDNDYFDDVYIHNGKRERYDGYCTDVFFDEAQKWIGQKDDQPFFAYIATNAAHWPWFVPDEYRQPIRDAIKRHPEVVQHLSETKIESLVSFLAMGANIDDNVGGLDRFLAEKGLLENTIVVFLTDNGSTMGPDYFNAGMRGKKTQLWEGGHRVPCFIRWPDGPIAAPKDFDELCQVQDLLPTLADLAGIANIPDDLDGISLAPLIRGQRESLDDRMLVMNYSRMPTFKVKFTNGNPAVPQKNGAGVLWKQWRLLENRQLFNVDSDPHQDRNVAAKHPKLVARMRSHLNQWWDGVKDDVNTPQRVVIGSDQENPMMLTACEWLDVFVDQQIQVRHAVLKDGVWHLNVAEAGTYQLELRRWPRESQLPLQAGVDETPVTDGVFPAGQSLPIEAAILRVGDSETKLSPDANGQSFTTTVELDEGPLLLQATFVDAQGDSICGAYYVYVNRMTPASR; encoded by the coding sequence ATGAATCGAATCATTCCGCACCTGGCAACCGTGCTGTTGATGGCGTTGCCGATCGCCTTCGCCCCTCTGCAAGCCGCGGCGAACGACGCTAAACCCAATGTGATCGTCATCATGACGGACGATCAGGGCTATGGTGAGTTTTCGTGCCATGGAAACCCCATCGTTCAAACCACCAACATCGACAAGTTGGCATCACAAAGCATTCGCTTGACCGACTTTCATGTCGCCCCGATGTGCACGCCGACACGGGGTCAATTGATGACGGGCTTGGATGCATTCCGCAATGCGGCCATCAACGTCAGCAGCGGACGCACCCTGCTGCGACACGATGCAAAAACCATCGCCGACGTGTTTGGTGACGCCGGATATCGGACCGGCATCTTTGGCAAGTGGCACCTGGGCGACAACTATCCGTTCCGTCCCGAAGATCGCGGGTTTGATGAAGCCATTTGGTTTCCGTCGTCACACATCAACAGTGTCCCCGATTACTGGGACAACGATTACTTCGATGACGTCTATATCCACAATGGAAAGCGTGAACGTTACGACGGTTACTGCACCGACGTGTTCTTTGATGAAGCCCAGAAGTGGATCGGTCAAAAAGACGACCAGCCGTTTTTCGCCTACATCGCGACCAACGCGGCTCACTGGCCATGGTTTGTTCCCGACGAATATCGCCAACCGATCCGTGACGCGATCAAGCGTCATCCCGAGGTCGTTCAACACCTGTCGGAAACGAAGATTGAATCCTTGGTCAGCTTTCTGGCGATGGGCGCCAACATCGATGACAACGTTGGTGGTTTGGACCGTTTCCTGGCGGAAAAGGGGTTGCTGGAAAACACGATCGTCGTCTTCTTGACGGACAACGGCAGCACGATGGGGCCGGACTATTTCAATGCCGGCATGCGGGGCAAGAAAACACAACTGTGGGAAGGCGGCCATCGTGTGCCTTGCTTCATCCGCTGGCCCGATGGCCCGATCGCAGCCCCCAAGGACTTCGACGAACTTTGTCAGGTACAAGACTTGTTGCCAACGCTGGCAGACTTGGCCGGTATCGCCAACATTCCCGACGACTTGGACGGCATCAGTTTGGCGCCGCTGATTCGCGGCCAGCGTGAATCACTCGACGATCGTATGCTGGTGATGAACTACAGTCGAATGCCGACGTTCAAGGTCAAATTCACCAATGGTAACCCCGCCGTGCCGCAAAAAAACGGTGCCGGCGTGTTATGGAAACAATGGCGTTTGTTGGAAAACCGCCAACTGTTCAACGTCGATTCGGATCCCCATCAAGACCGTAACGTTGCCGCGAAACATCCCAAATTGGTCGCCAGAATGCGATCACATTTGAACCAGTGGTGGGATGGCGTGAAGGACGATGTCAACACACCACAACGGGTCGTGATCGGCAGTGATCAGGAAAACCCCATGATGTTGACTGCCTGTGAATGGTTGGACGTTTTCGTCGATCAGCAAATTCAGGTGCGTCATGCAGTGCTGAAAGATGGCGTATGGCATTTGAACGTCGCTGAAGCCGGGACGTATCAGTTGGAACTGCGGCGTTGGCCACGCGAATCGCAACTGCCCCTGCAAGCCGGAGTGGACGAAACGCCGGTGACCGATGGTGTGTTTCCGGCTGGTCAGTCATTGCCCATTGAAGCGGCAATTTTGAGGGTCGGCGATTCGGAGACGAAGCTTTCACCCGATGCAAACGGCCAGTCCTTCACAACGACCGTCGAATTGGATGAAGGACCGCTTTTGCTGCAAGCAACGTTCGTCGATGCCCAAGGCGATTCCATCTGTGGTGCCTACTATGTCTACGTCAACCGCATGACGCCGGCATCGCGGTGA
- a CDS encoding uroporphyrinogen decarboxylase family protein yields MELTSRQRIQNSIRGQATDCVAVGPYMYDVAVAFSGVVLRDFYTNADVMTKAQLALHEALDQDVIAVGADNCYIAEGFGCKTTRERDELPAITESPAKTLDEVFRIEPLDPYQDGRMPVMIDAIKQVRDAVGDSVAIRSPGTGPFALASYLIGSQTWLYEVGMLEAGLTEGTEDAIRHALDVAAESLIRFGKACWDAGADIIHCGDSLASCDMISPSTYERFALPYEQKVFQAWQDHGITGSLLHICGDSTRVLDMYAKSGAAIVEVDNMVDLSVAKEIVGDRVALMGNVHTINDLLQGTPKSVEEASRRCIDSVGGGNHFILGSGCIVPRDTPIENLQAMVRIARSTHPTAGEATPA; encoded by the coding sequence ATGGAATTGACGTCCCGCCAACGGATTCAAAATTCGATTCGCGGTCAGGCAACGGATTGCGTTGCCGTTGGCCCCTACATGTACGACGTTGCGGTCGCATTTTCAGGCGTTGTGTTGCGCGATTTCTACACCAACGCCGACGTGATGACCAAAGCCCAATTGGCTTTGCACGAAGCGCTGGATCAAGATGTGATCGCGGTCGGCGCGGACAACTGCTACATCGCCGAAGGCTTTGGTTGCAAGACCACGCGCGAACGCGATGAACTGCCGGCGATCACCGAATCGCCTGCCAAGACGCTGGACGAAGTGTTCAGGATCGAACCGCTTGATCCGTACCAAGACGGCCGGATGCCGGTCATGATCGACGCCATCAAACAAGTTCGCGACGCGGTGGGTGATTCTGTGGCGATTCGATCGCCGGGGACTGGGCCCTTCGCGTTGGCATCGTACTTGATCGGATCGCAAACTTGGCTGTACGAAGTCGGCATGCTGGAAGCCGGATTGACCGAGGGAACCGAGGACGCGATTCGCCACGCGCTGGACGTGGCTGCTGAATCCTTGATTCGGTTCGGCAAAGCATGCTGGGACGCCGGTGCTGACATCATTCACTGCGGTGATTCGCTGGCATCATGCGACATGATTTCGCCATCGACGTACGAACGGTTCGCGCTGCCATACGAGCAAAAGGTCTTCCAAGCCTGGCAGGATCATGGCATCACAGGAAGCCTGCTTCACATTTGTGGTGACAGCACGCGAGTGCTGGACATGTATGCCAAATCGGGTGCCGCGATCGTCGAAGTTGACAATATGGTGGACCTGTCCGTCGCCAAAGAAATCGTCGGCGACCGGGTCGCGTTGATGGGAAACGTGCACACGATCAACGATTTGCTGCAGGGCACACCCAAAAGCGTCGAAGAAGCATCCCGGCGTTGCATCGACAGCGTCGGCGGCGGCAATCACTTCATCTTGGGATCCGGATGCATTGTTCCCCGCGACACGCCGATTGAAAACTTACAAGCGATGGTTCGCATCGCCCGAAGCACTCATCCGACCGCCGGCGAAGCTACGCCGGCGTGA
- a CDS encoding zinc-dependent alcohol dehydrogenase family protein translates to MKAMIIQSYGEDAVFESADVETPSVKPGHVLVKIAASSVNTVDTMIRKMGKDLPLSPDTPAILGMDFAGVVEAVGDGVNGYQVGDEVYGCAGGLADLPGTLAEYIVADADLIALKAKNLSMAQAAALPLVAITAYEGLKRAGTGPNQKVLVHGGSGGVGHVAIQLAKHFGADVYSTGGGDKQLALIEKLGATAINYKSESVQQYVDEHTGGDGFDVVFDSVGGANLTKSFEAARLNGQIATTVSMIELDLTPAHFKGLSLHVVFMLIPMLHNYRRSDHAEILANVTRIAEAGNLTPVLDEEKFSLNDAGAAHARLESGKGMGKVVIEN, encoded by the coding sequence ATGAAAGCCATGATCATTCAGTCCTATGGTGAAGACGCCGTATTTGAATCTGCCGACGTGGAAACGCCGTCGGTCAAACCCGGACATGTACTCGTCAAAATTGCGGCGTCCAGTGTCAACACGGTCGACACGATGATCCGGAAAATGGGCAAGGACTTGCCATTGTCGCCCGACACTCCGGCGATCCTGGGGATGGACTTTGCCGGAGTCGTCGAAGCGGTCGGCGATGGCGTCAACGGATATCAGGTCGGCGACGAAGTCTACGGTTGCGCCGGTGGCTTGGCGGACCTGCCGGGAACCTTGGCGGAATACATCGTCGCTGACGCCGACTTGATCGCGCTAAAGGCGAAGAATCTCTCGATGGCGCAAGCCGCCGCATTACCGTTGGTCGCGATCACGGCCTACGAAGGCCTCAAACGTGCCGGTACAGGTCCGAATCAAAAGGTTTTGGTCCACGGCGGTTCGGGCGGTGTGGGCCACGTGGCCATTCAGTTGGCCAAGCATTTCGGCGCCGACGTGTATTCCACCGGTGGAGGTGACAAACAACTGGCTTTGATCGAAAAGCTGGGTGCAACCGCGATCAACTACAAATCCGAATCAGTCCAACAGTACGTCGACGAGCACACCGGAGGTGACGGCTTTGACGTCGTGTTTGATTCGGTGGGCGGTGCAAACCTGACCAAGTCATTCGAAGCGGCGCGATTGAACGGCCAGATCGCCACGACGGTATCGATGATCGAATTGGACCTGACCCCGGCCCACTTCAAGGGCCTGTCATTGCACGTGGTCTTCATGCTGATCCCGATGCTTCACAACTATCGCCGGTCGGACCACGCGGAGATATTGGCCAACGTCACACGTATCGCCGAAGCAGGCAATCTGACACCCGTCTTGGATGAAGAAAAGTTCTCGCTGAACGACGCGGGCGCGGCTCATGCACGGTTGGAAAGCGGAAAGGGCATGGGCAAGGTCGTGATTGAAAACTGA
- a CDS encoding alpha/beta hydrolase fold domain-containing protein, translating into MLHRQMPRILACLCLTGLAALSPAQAQSVRPRISLSAVLDRDDSDSDGAVTATEFSGPKALFRRLDTNGDGKIDKADFADNDRTPSARKHRSIPGTRLVKDVVFGQGGDRDLKLHLVLPDPPADSPTPLIVWIHGGGWMGGNKEGGVGRLSRWVKEGFAGATIEYRLTGEAAFPAQIHDCKCAIRFLRAHADKYNLDPNRIAVAGSSAGGHLVALLGTSGGVKDLEGDGGWNDQRSDVQAVIDLYGPTDFQIFVTTPGYESHNRDQSPESRLLGGGIVTENPEGIRRVNPITYIDPKDPPFLIIHGSADRVVPANQSEALHAALKKSGVKSKLHIIDGAGHGGAGFGEPKIQEMQMQFLRDTLLKTQRADDTPADSDGADVDSPSKDR; encoded by the coding sequence ATGTTGCACCGACAAATGCCGCGGATCCTGGCGTGCCTTTGCTTGACCGGCCTGGCCGCGTTGTCCCCCGCCCAAGCCCAAAGTGTTCGGCCACGGATTTCGTTGTCAGCAGTACTCGATCGCGACGACTCGGATTCCGATGGAGCGGTGACCGCTACGGAATTCAGTGGCCCCAAAGCATTGTTTCGGCGACTGGACACCAACGGTGACGGCAAGATCGACAAGGCGGACTTTGCCGACAATGACCGAACCCCGTCGGCGCGAAAGCATCGCTCGATTCCTGGCACACGTTTGGTGAAAGACGTGGTCTTTGGCCAGGGGGGCGACCGCGACTTGAAGCTTCACCTGGTGCTGCCCGACCCGCCGGCCGATTCGCCGACGCCGCTGATCGTCTGGATCCACGGCGGTGGATGGATGGGGGGAAACAAGGAAGGTGGCGTGGGGCGTCTTTCCCGCTGGGTCAAAGAAGGCTTTGCCGGCGCGACGATTGAATACCGTCTGACCGGCGAGGCAGCCTTTCCGGCGCAGATTCATGACTGTAAGTGCGCCATCCGTTTCTTGCGTGCCCATGCGGATAAGTACAACCTGGATCCGAATCGAATCGCCGTAGCGGGCAGTTCCGCCGGCGGTCACTTGGTCGCATTGCTGGGGACGTCCGGCGGAGTCAAGGATCTGGAAGGCGACGGCGGTTGGAACGACCAGCGCAGCGACGTCCAAGCGGTCATCGATCTGTACGGCCCCACCGACTTTCAAATCTTCGTGACCACCCCGGGCTATGAAAGCCACAACCGCGATCAATCACCGGAATCGCGTCTATTGGGAGGTGGAATCGTGACCGAAAATCCCGAAGGCATCCGCCGTGTCAATCCCATCACCTACATCGATCCCAAAGATCCGCCTTTCTTGATCATTCACGGGTCGGCCGATCGCGTGGTCCCGGCCAACCAAAGTGAAGCCCTGCACGCGGCGCTGAAAAAGTCCGGCGTCAAATCAAAGCTGCACATCATCGACGGGGCGGGCCATGGCGGCGCCGGCTTCGGTGAACCCAAAATCCAAGAAATGCAAATGCAGTTCTTGCGGGACACGTTGTTGAAGACTCAACGCGCCGACGACACGCCTGCCGATTCGGATGGCGCCGATGTGGACTCCCCGTCGAAAGACCGTTGA
- a CDS encoding ABC transporter permease: MMPKHVRNVLVQYGGLLAVLAVIVAVFSFQSQNFFQHSTLVSIANQIPDLTFIAVGMTLVLIVGGIDLSVGSLLALSSAVLGSLMVDHQWSLGTAAVLCLATGAACGLVNGAIAIGFRIPSFIVTLGMLEMARGATKVVTDSQTKYIGSAVEAIGQPLPGLLLSPAFLAALACVAAGQFLLTRTVFGRYCVAIGTNEEAVRMSGIRTAPYAMTVFVISGLMCGMAALAQTSRLSSADPNAAIGIELSAIAACVIGGTSLMGGRGSVISSFIGVLIIAVLQTGLAQIGVSDANKQIITGAVIVIAVLLDALRSRWDPTRP; this comes from the coding sequence ATGATGCCGAAACACGTTCGCAATGTGCTGGTCCAGTACGGTGGCCTGTTGGCCGTCTTGGCGGTGATCGTCGCGGTGTTCAGCTTTCAAAGCCAGAATTTTTTCCAACATTCCACGTTGGTTTCCATCGCCAACCAAATCCCCGATTTAACCTTCATCGCGGTCGGCATGACGCTGGTGCTGATTGTCGGCGGAATCGATTTGTCGGTTGGTTCGTTGCTGGCACTTTCATCGGCGGTCTTGGGTTCGCTGATGGTCGACCATCAATGGTCTTTGGGAACCGCCGCCGTGCTGTGCCTGGCCACCGGCGCCGCTTGTGGATTGGTCAACGGTGCGATCGCAATTGGTTTTCGGATCCCGTCGTTCATCGTCACGCTCGGGATGTTGGAAATGGCTCGCGGGGCGACCAAAGTGGTGACGGATTCGCAAACGAAATATATCGGATCAGCCGTTGAAGCCATCGGACAACCGCTGCCGGGCTTGTTGTTATCACCGGCATTCCTGGCCGCACTGGCTTGCGTCGCTGCGGGTCAATTCTTACTGACCCGAACGGTGTTTGGTCGGTATTGTGTGGCGATCGGAACCAATGAAGAAGCAGTGCGAATGTCGGGCATCCGCACCGCGCCCTATGCGATGACCGTCTTTGTCATCAGCGGGCTGATGTGCGGCATGGCGGCGCTCGCCCAAACATCACGTCTGTCATCGGCCGACCCCAACGCCGCGATCGGTATCGAATTATCGGCCATCGCCGCATGCGTCATCGGAGGCACCAGTTTGATGGGCGGTCGCGGCAGCGTGATCAGTTCATTCATCGGGGTGCTGATCATCGCTGTTCTGCAAACGGGGCTGGCACAGATCGGCGTCTCTGATGCCAACAAACAAATCATCACCGGTGCCGTGATCGTCATCGCCGTCTTGTTGGATGCCCTGCGTTCGCGGTGGGACCCGACGCGACCCTAA
- a CDS encoding serine hydrolase domain-containing protein — translation MSRLLTCVVLLASLVPLSNSAVAAEPLKPETVALTDISTSEISDLGIESGIASIEGRRALETHEGAAESNRERDIRYIQTPSRNEKPLIDSDAKVRIDQTLQSLVDEGSIAGVSALIYENGGEAYFNAFGMADTLHDRPMARDTIVQIFSMTKPVTGVALMQLYEEGRFQLDDPVAKFLPAFADLKVATGTDDNGDLILQSPKRPMTIRDLTRHTSGLANGNGLPMVGPLLEKADPFHRDHTLADVAQKFSEIPLWFHPGQKWAYGPSVDIQARLVERLSGMAFEDYLRQHILDPLKMNQTRYRVPKADQHRMAAVYLRDNATGKLTRQSDEEAFSFNTQPWALTPGGWGLTATIDDYMRFARMLQNEGELDGVRILKPETVRLMATDHLPDDVDDKSWLPGKGQVGFGIDFAVRVRPPASAEENFGVVGEFFWDGAASTLFWVDPANDLTAVLFVQLRPFDQVGLHKAFRDAVYGANERAELH, via the coding sequence ATGAGCCGTCTGCTTACTTGTGTCGTTCTCCTTGCGTCGCTCGTTCCGCTTTCGAATTCCGCTGTGGCCGCGGAACCATTGAAACCTGAAACCGTCGCGCTGACCGATATTTCCACTTCGGAAATTAGTGATTTGGGTATCGAGTCAGGCATTGCTTCGATCGAGGGAAGGAGAGCTTTGGAAACGCACGAGGGTGCGGCGGAATCGAATCGGGAACGGGATATCAGGTACATCCAAACTCCGTCACGCAACGAAAAGCCTTTGATTGATTCGGATGCCAAAGTTCGGATCGATCAGACCCTGCAATCGCTGGTGGATGAGGGGAGCATCGCAGGAGTTTCTGCGTTGATCTATGAGAACGGTGGCGAGGCCTACTTCAACGCATTCGGCATGGCGGACACGCTCCACGATCGCCCGATGGCTCGGGACACCATCGTTCAAATCTTCTCCATGACCAAACCGGTGACCGGTGTCGCCCTGATGCAACTGTATGAAGAAGGCCGATTTCAACTGGATGATCCGGTCGCCAAGTTCCTGCCCGCTTTTGCCGACTTGAAAGTTGCCACGGGAACGGATGACAACGGTGATCTGATCCTTCAGTCCCCCAAACGTCCGATGACGATTCGTGATTTGACACGCCACACATCCGGACTTGCCAACGGAAACGGGTTGCCAATGGTCGGTCCGTTGCTGGAGAAGGCGGATCCGTTTCACCGTGATCACACGTTGGCAGACGTCGCACAGAAGTTCAGTGAGATCCCGCTGTGGTTTCACCCCGGACAGAAATGGGCGTACGGTCCATCGGTCGACATCCAAGCACGCTTGGTCGAACGATTGTCGGGAATGGCGTTTGAAGATTACCTGCGGCAACACATTCTTGATCCGCTGAAAATGAATCAGACACGCTATCGCGTCCCCAAGGCCGACCAACATCGCATGGCGGCGGTCTATTTACGTGACAATGCGACGGGCAAATTGACCCGCCAAAGTGATGAAGAAGCGTTTTCGTTCAATACCCAACCATGGGCGTTGACGCCGGGCGGTTGGGGGCTGACGGCAACCATCGATGACTACATGCGATTCGCACGGATGCTGCAAAACGAGGGGGAACTGGACGGCGTTCGAATCCTGAAGCCTGAAACCGTGCGTTTGATGGCAACGGATCATTTGCCCGACGACGTTGACGACAAGTCTTGGTTGCCGGGAAAGGGACAAGTGGGGTTTGGAATCGATTTCGCCGTTCGTGTTCGTCCGCCAGCATCCGCGGAGGAGAATTTTGGCGTCGTGGGTGAATTCTTCTGGGACGGTGCGGCCAGCACTTTGTTTTGGGTCGACCCGGCCAACGATCTAACCGCCGTTCTATTCGTGCAACTACGTCCGTTTGACCAAGTGGGACTGCACAAAGCGTTTCGCGACGCGGTTTATGGCGCCAACGAACGGGCCGAGCTTCACTGA
- a CDS encoding winged helix-turn-helix transcriptional regulator, whose product MDTNGKSRHSSYVLPACPVEATLELIGGKWKGIVLFYLLDGRLRFSELKRKIGCVTQRMLTKQLRELEDVGLINRIVYAEVPPRVEYELTEEGKSLEPILYALKAWGEAHALPLLKNRELEKVDKD is encoded by the coding sequence ATGGATACTAATGGGAAATCGCGGCACTCCAGCTATGTGTTGCCGGCTTGTCCCGTTGAAGCAACGCTGGAATTGATCGGCGGCAAGTGGAAAGGGATCGTGCTTTTCTACTTGCTGGACGGCCGCCTGCGGTTCAGTGAACTGAAACGCAAAATCGGCTGCGTGACCCAACGCATGCTGACGAAACAGCTTCGCGAATTGGAAGACGTCGGCTTGATCAACCGCATCGTGTACGCGGAAGTCCCGCCACGTGTTGAATACGAATTGACCGAAGAAGGGAAATCCCTGGAGCCGATTCTGTATGCCTTGAAAGCATGGGGAGAGGCCCATGCGTTGCCGCTACTGAAGAATCGCGAGCTTGAAAAAGTCGACAAAGATTAG